In Acidobacteriota bacterium, one DNA window encodes the following:
- a CDS encoding GIY-YIG nuclease family protein: MRYVYLIESSAGAHRYVGVTSDIKRRLKDHNRGKLPHTAPHAPWRLITYAAFTDPTRANHFEHYLKSGSGHAFATRHLW, from the coding sequence ATGCGCTACGTCTACCTCATCGAATCCTCCGCCGGCGCTCACCGCTACGTCGGCGTGACCTCAGATATAAAGCGCCGCCTGAAGGATCACAACCGCGGCAAACTCCCCCACACCGCCCCGCACGCCCCCTGGCGCCTCATAACCTACGCCGCCTTCACCGACCCCACTCGCGCCAATCATTTCGAGCACTACCTCAAATCCGGCTCCGGCCACGCCTTCGCCACCAGGCATTTGTGGTGA
- the ispF gene encoding 2-C-methyl-D-erythritol 2,4-cyclodiphosphate synthase, whose translation MATEYRVGTGWDSHVFIPNRTLWLGGIEVTHPLGLAGHSDGDVLLHAICDAILGALGEGDIGTHFASGDPQWHNAASERFVRHAVQVARRDGWKIANLDANLILEQPRIQPLREALRESVSSLLEIPSERISIKGKTPEGLGNPQTAIAQVVVLLCRGAEAI comes from the coding sequence ATGGCAACTGAATATCGCGTGGGTACGGGGTGGGATTCCCACGTCTTTATACCCAACCGCACGCTGTGGCTTGGGGGCATTGAGGTGACGCATCCGCTGGGACTGGCGGGCCATAGCGACGGCGACGTGCTGCTGCATGCCATCTGCGACGCCATCCTGGGCGCGCTGGGAGAAGGCGACATCGGCACGCACTTTGCGAGCGGCGATCCGCAATGGCACAACGCCGCGAGCGAGCGATTCGTGCGGCACGCCGTGCAGGTAGCGCGGCGCGACGGCTGGAAGATCGCCAACCTCGACGCCAACCTGATTCTGGAGCAACCGCGCATTCAGCCGCTGCGGGAAGCATTGCGGGAGAGCGTGTCTTCGCTGCTCGAAATTCCTTCCGAGCGGATATCGATCAAAGGCAAGACGCCGGAGGGGCTGGGCAACCCGCAAACTGCTATTGCGCAGGTGGTGGTGCTGCTGTGCCGCGGAGCGGAGGCGATTTGA